TTTTTATAAGTTACTAACTGATATTGCCCGAAAATATGCAATTTCAGAAGAAAATAAGGTTGTTGTATATCCTAGGGGAGATGAACTTTGTTTAGAGTTTTCTAAATAAAGTGCATTTATTTTTATTTATTTTATATATATAATAGAATCATTATTTTATTAAATACCAGTATACAGAATAAATAGCACAGTAATAAACATACATTACTGCTATAAACAAAACAGCTGCTTTAAGTATGTTCTTTTTTGTTTCACCTAAAAAAGTTACTGATGAACTAGTTTTTGTTTGCATTTGATTCACAGAAAACACCTACTTTATATTTACCTAATTTTGTACGCTATTAATATCCAGAATGACTTTAAAAATGTTTTTAATGACATATGATCACATTTCCAACTAGATATTTATTCAAATGTTTACTCTTTAATGTATAATGTAAAATTTTAACTATTTAAACTTTTCGATTAAATGAAGATCCAAGATTAAGGATCCAGTGAAGTCACTGAATCCCATGCATCATTTTTGAAAGCTTTTTGCTGGTAATTATTAAAATTATACCTGCCGCCGCCGACATAATAATGAAGATCATAAAGAACGATGTAAACCCATCAATTGGTATATTCCAAAACTCAGTCATAGTTCTAGTTGGGGATGGATACAGGCTGCCCATATAACCTGCCATCACTCCACCAATTGAACTTGCCAAAAACCATGTAGCCATAAGAAGACAGATAAATTTAAGTGGGGCCAATTTAGATACCATGGATAATCCAATTGGAGATAAACACAGCTCTCCCATTGTAAATACTATGTAAGCCATTACAAGCCATAAAGGACTTATATTTTGAGTTCCAGCGTCAAGCATCTGGGCTGCGGGCAAAAGGGCTATGAACCCTATGGCCAATATAATTAATCCTATTGCCATTTTCAGCGGTACTGGAGGTTCATGTCCTTTTTTTCTAAGCACGGGCCATAATGCAGCAAATATTGGGGCCAGTATCAGTATCGCCAGCGGATTTATGGTTTGAAACCAGCTTGTAGAATAATGCAAATTACCTAAAAATGGAACTACTCGGTTTACATGCTGTTCGGCTAAAAGGGTAAGTGATACTCCTGACTGCTCAAATGCAATGAAAAAGAAAATGGAAAAAAATGATAAAATAGCAATAACTGCTGTTCTATCTTTTTCTATTTTTGTTAACTTTTTACTGGAATTTTCTTGGCAGTTTATGTCATGGGAAGGTACAGAACCAACACTTTTACCATCGGGAGTTACCAAATATTTATTTTTGCTCCATATGAAGATGATTAATCCAATAATCATTCCCACACCTGCAGCTAAGAATCCGTACATATAATCAGCAGGATTTCCTGTATCTCCTAGTCCACCTACAATTAATGGGGAAAGGAGGGCACCGAGATTAATGCCCATGTAAAAGATAGTAAAAGCTGAATCTTTCCGGCTATCATTTTTAGGATATAAGAAACCAACCATTGAAGAAATATTCGGTTTAAAAAATCCGTTGCCTATTACAAGTAAAGATAGGCCCAGTAAAAATAATATTCCCTGGTTATTAAAAATAAAAGATGAATATGTAACCCCTTGAGTTATTGATGGCACATAAAGATAGCTGCTTACTGCAAGGGAAAATTGGCCCAGCGCCATGAGTATACCTCCTGTAATTATGGATTTACGGTTTCCCCAGTATCTATCGGCTATATATCCTCCAATGAGAGGTGTCAAATATACCAGTCCTGTGTAATATCCATAAATAGTTGATGCAAATGTGGTATTGTAAAGGATAGCATTGACCATGTAAAGTATAAGGATGGATCTCATACCGTAGTAACTGAACCTCTCCCACATTTCTGTAAAAAATAGGGAATAAAGCCCTTTTGGATGTTTGTTTAAAATATTTTAGTCTCCTTATTTACTGTTATAAAATTTGTAGCCTTTGAGCTCGTAAAACTCATCTTCTTTTTTAACAGTCCTTTTATTTCTTAATCTGCTTTTTCGAGACCCATAAGCAAAATATACGGTTAAACCAATGATCAAGCTTACTGCAAATCTTTCAAGTGTTGTAATTGAAAGCTGAAAAATAAGAAACACACAGAAGATTATAGAGAGAACTGGAATTACAGGAACTAAAGGGCATTTGAATTTCCTCTCAATATCTGGCTGCTGTTTTCTAAGAATGATTATGGATAAAGCAAGGAAAATAAACGCTGAAAGTGTTCCAATATTAACTAGCTCGATTATAATACTTAATGGTAGAAATGCGGCGATAATTGAAGCTACTGCTCCTACGATTATTGTACTCAGTACTGGCGAGCGGAAATTAGG
This Methanobacterium bryantii DNA region includes the following protein-coding sequences:
- a CDS encoding peptide MFS transporter — its product is MLNKHPKGLYSLFFTEMWERFSYYGMRSILILYMVNAILYNTTFASTIYGYYTGLVYLTPLIGGYIADRYWGNRKSIITGGILMALGQFSLAVSSYLYVPSITQGVTYSSFIFNNQGILFLLGLSLLVIGNGFFKPNISSMVGFLYPKNDSRKDSAFTIFYMGINLGALLSPLIVGGLGDTGNPADYMYGFLAAGVGMIIGLIIFIWSKNKYLVTPDGKSVGSVPSHDINCQENSSKKLTKIEKDRTAVIAILSFFSIFFFIAFEQSGVSLTLLAEQHVNRVVPFLGNLHYSTSWFQTINPLAILILAPIFAALWPVLRKKGHEPPVPLKMAIGLIILAIGFIALLPAAQMLDAGTQNISPLWLVMAYIVFTMGELCLSPIGLSMVSKLAPLKFICLLMATWFLASSIGGVMAGYMGSLYPSPTRTMTEFWNIPIDGFTSFFMIFIIMSAAAGIILIITSKKLSKMMHGIQ